One Pseudomonas fluorescens genomic region harbors:
- a CDS encoding TauD/TfdA dioxygenase family protein, with product MSNAALAVKPAVHALDIHPVAGRIGAEIRGVHLSGDLDAATVEAIQQALVQYKVVFFREQTQLDDQRQEAFAHLLGEPVAHPTVPSREGTRYLLELDGAEGQRANSWHTDVTFVDAYPKASILRSVVAPAFGGDTLWANTATAYNGLPTELRELADKLIAVHSNEYDYASAKPDVSAEKLERYRKVFTSTVYETEHPVVRVHPISGEKSLLLGHFVKRIKGYSQADSAHLFGLLQSHVIRQENTVRWRWQAGDVAIWDNRSTQHYAIDDYGTQDRVVRRVTLKGEVPVGANGQRSQTIKGLDIVGV from the coding sequence ATGAGCAATGCCGCACTCGCCGTAAAACCCGCTGTCCACGCGCTGGACATCCATCCGGTAGCCGGTCGTATCGGCGCCGAAATCCGTGGCGTTCACCTGTCCGGTGATCTTGACGCTGCCACGGTCGAAGCCATCCAACAGGCACTGGTGCAGTACAAGGTGGTGTTCTTTCGCGAACAGACCCAACTCGACGACCAGCGTCAGGAGGCTTTCGCCCATTTGCTCGGCGAGCCCGTGGCGCATCCAACTGTGCCTTCGCGCGAAGGCACCCGTTATTTGCTGGAGCTGGACGGTGCCGAAGGTCAGCGCGCCAATTCCTGGCACACCGACGTGACCTTCGTCGATGCCTACCCGAAAGCCTCGATCCTGCGCTCGGTGGTGGCCCCGGCATTCGGCGGTGACACGCTCTGGGCCAACACCGCCACCGCCTACAACGGCTTGCCGACCGAACTGCGGGAACTGGCGGACAAACTGATCGCCGTGCACAGCAATGAATACGACTACGCCAGCGCGAAACCGGACGTCTCGGCAGAGAAGCTCGAACGCTATCGCAAGGTCTTCACCTCGACGGTTTACGAGACCGAGCACCCAGTGGTGCGCGTGCATCCGATCAGCGGCGAAAAGAGTTTGCTGCTGGGCCATTTCGTCAAACGCATCAAGGGGTATTCGCAGGCGGATTCGGCGCACCTGTTCGGCTTGTTGCAAAGCCATGTGATCCGCCAGGAAAACACCGTGCGCTGGCGCTGGCAGGCCGGCGATGTGGCGATCTGGGATAACCGCTCGACGCAGCATTATGCGATTGATGATTACGGGACTCAGGATCGGGTGGTGCGTCGGGTGACATTGAAGGGCGAAGTGCCGGTTGGCGCTAATGGGCAACGCAGTCAAACCATCAAAGGTCTGGATATCGTCGGCGTCTGA
- a CDS encoding alkaline phosphatase family protein: protein MPAPSNPVRNVLYIMCDQLRRDYLSCYGHPYLHTPNIDRLAAAGVRFSRAYTQGTICGPSRMSAYTGRYVSSHQVTWNAVPLPLEELTIGDYLRPYGIRTALVGKTHATANVDALQRMAINPESEQAEVFNEVGFEPYLRHDGIYPDDPLFDDKREAAPYTHYLREHGFEGRNPWHDWANAAEGENGEILSGWKMRHANLPARIPEQHSETVYTTNRAIDFITEQGDKSWCLHLSYIKPHWPYIVPAPYHALYSTKSILEPVRATPSEASQHPVYIAFRQHEESLNFSRDSVRLTVIPTYMGLIKQVDDQLGRLFDFLQSNGRWDDTLIVFTSDHGDFLGDHWLGEKEFLLEQAVGVPLIVRDPRKAADATRGTVDGRLTETIDALPTFLQALGLPNADHRLEGRSLIPLLHGENPDWRRYAISEYDYAFQAPARERLGQPIDRCRMTMVRSERWKYLAYDGFRPQLFDLLNDPQELRDLGEDPAYAAVREEHAGYLFEWLRGLKRRTTISHQEIDLRGQRFRYGEPETEKVVQIGVW from the coding sequence ATGCCCGCCCCGTCCAACCCTGTGCGCAATGTCCTGTACATCATGTGCGATCAATTGCGCCGCGATTATCTGTCCTGCTACGGCCACCCGTATTTGCACACGCCGAACATCGATCGCCTGGCCGCCGCCGGTGTGCGCTTCAGCCGTGCTTATACCCAAGGCACGATTTGCGGCCCCTCGCGGATGTCGGCCTATACCGGGCGCTATGTCAGCAGCCATCAAGTGACCTGGAACGCGGTGCCGTTACCGCTCGAAGAACTGACCATCGGCGATTACCTGCGCCCGTATGGCATCCGCACTGCGCTGGTCGGCAAAACCCACGCGACTGCCAATGTCGATGCGCTGCAACGCATGGCGATCAACCCTGAAAGCGAACAGGCCGAAGTTTTCAACGAGGTCGGCTTCGAACCCTACCTGCGTCACGACGGGATCTACCCCGACGACCCGCTGTTCGATGACAAACGTGAAGCCGCGCCCTACACCCATTACCTGCGCGAACACGGTTTCGAAGGCCGTAACCCCTGGCACGACTGGGCCAACGCCGCTGAAGGCGAGAACGGCGAAATACTCAGCGGCTGGAAAATGCGTCATGCGAATTTGCCAGCACGAATTCCCGAGCAACACTCAGAGACTGTCTACACTACAAATCGCGCCATCGACTTCATCACCGAACAAGGCGACAAATCCTGGTGTTTACACCTTTCGTACATCAAACCGCACTGGCCTTACATCGTACCAGCGCCATACCACGCCTTGTACAGTACGAAATCGATTCTCGAACCGGTCCGCGCGACGCCCTCCGAAGCCAGCCAGCACCCCGTATACATTGCCTTTCGCCAACATGAGGAAAGCCTTAACTTCTCCCGCGATTCAGTACGATTGACTGTAATCCCCACCTACATGGGGCTGATCAAGCAAGTGGATGATCAGTTGGGGCGGCTGTTCGATTTTCTGCAAAGCAATGGCCGCTGGGATGACACGCTGATCGTGTTCACCAGCGACCACGGCGACTTTCTCGGCGATCACTGGCTGGGGGAAAAAGAGTTTTTGCTGGAGCAAGCGGTGGGTGTGCCGTTGATCGTGCGTGATCCTCGGAAAGCGGCGGATGCCACCCGTGGCACTGTCGATGGTCGACTGACGGAGACCATCGATGCGTTGCCCACATTTCTGCAGGCGCTGGGATTACCAAACGCGGACCACAGGCTTGAAGGACGCTCGCTGATCCCGCTTCTGCATGGGGAAAACCCCGATTGGCGCCGCTATGCGATCAGCGAGTACGACTACGCCTTTCAAGCCCCGGCGCGCGAGCGACTGGGCCAACCGATCGACCGTTGTCGCATGACCATGGTGCGCAGCGAGCGCTGGAAATACCTGGCGTACGATGGTTTCCGACCGCAGCTGTTCGATCTGCTCAATGATCCGCAGGAGTTGCGTGATCTGGGTGAGGACCCGGCCTACGCGGCGGTGCGCGAGGAACATGCGGGATATCTTTTTGAGTGGCTGCGCGGGTTGAAGCGGCGGACCACGATCAGTCATCAGGAGATTGATTTGCGTGGGCAGCGGTTTCGGTATGGTGAGCCGGAGACCGAGAAAGTCGTCCAGATCGGAGTGTGGTGA
- a CDS encoding LysR family transcriptional regulator yields the protein MHIDLRQLRHFIALAEQRSFVAGAQAVNLSQSAFSRSIQALEHSVGCQLVDRGRKELPPTKQGQVLLEHARRLVSGAQQMANEISQFNGLEAGELRFGCGPAPAAGLIPRAIGSFIGRYPKARVQFQVDDWQSLSRRLLSEEFEFFVADTRQFEADPDYLTYRLRPRKWHFCCRAGHPLTAFERVSAEQLMSYPMAVSIRPPNLRKVIVDLSGRPDFTPNVECENGSSLLSVVLRSEAIGIVGAYSDALHLAKGELVCLTIEGLADDLEELYTRYGIVSRAGYRLSPLAEAMIEQIKAIDAVDEAVCSLDGLAV from the coding sequence ATGCATATCGACTTGCGGCAACTTCGTCACTTCATCGCCTTGGCTGAACAGCGCAGCTTCGTCGCTGGCGCGCAGGCGGTGAACCTGTCGCAGTCGGCATTCAGTCGCAGTATTCAAGCGCTGGAACACAGCGTCGGCTGTCAGTTGGTCGACCGTGGGCGCAAAGAATTACCGCCGACCAAACAGGGTCAGGTGCTGCTTGAACATGCGCGGCGACTGGTCAGTGGTGCGCAGCAAATGGCCAACGAGATCAGTCAGTTCAATGGTCTGGAAGCCGGGGAGCTGCGCTTCGGTTGCGGGCCCGCGCCGGCGGCGGGATTGATTCCGCGCGCGATTGGCAGCTTCATCGGTCGTTATCCGAAAGCCCGGGTGCAGTTTCAGGTCGATGATTGGCAAAGTCTGAGCCGGCGACTGCTCAGCGAGGAGTTTGAATTCTTCGTCGCTGACACCCGCCAGTTCGAAGCGGATCCGGATTACCTGACGTACCGCTTGCGCCCACGAAAATGGCATTTTTGCTGCCGTGCAGGGCATCCGCTGACGGCGTTTGAGCGAGTCAGCGCCGAGCAATTGATGAGTTATCCGATGGCGGTGAGCATCCGCCCGCCGAACCTGCGCAAGGTCATTGTCGACCTGAGTGGGCGTCCGGATTTCACTCCGAACGTAGAGTGCGAAAACGGTTCGAGCCTGTTGAGCGTGGTGCTGCGTTCGGAGGCGATCGGGATTGTCGGCGCTTACTCCGACGCATTGCATTTGGCCAAGGGCGAGTTGGTGTGCCTGACGATTGAAGGCTTGGCTGATGATCTCGAGGAGCTGTATACGCGCTACGGGATTGTCAGCCGCGCGGGGTATCGGTTGTCGCCCCTGGCTGAAGCGATGATTGAGCAGATCAAAGCGATTGATGCGGTGGATGAAGCGGTGTGTTCACTGGATGGACTGGCTGTCTGA
- a CDS encoding TonB-dependent receptor, whose translation MSPLNLASPLPPRRLKRLPLALLLAGSASWTHSYAAEAETSAPVPAGKASASGSQLETVTVTTRRREESSQDVPTPMSVVSGQNLETQRVYRIQDLQQLVPSVNVAYMHARQSSVSIRGLGNNPASDGLEGSVGLYIDNVYLGRPGMAVFDLMDIEQLEVLRGPQGTLFGKNTTAGVINISTRAPSFTPERSIETSVGEDGYFQTKGTISGPLNDELAGRFSAYRTRSDGDIKNEYNGHDLNGGSREGFRAQLLFKPNEDFNLRWIGDYNEEDSSAGTRVLYNTGPTINGVNLYSARAAAAGATLVNGSHRKVNLDSDQHVTVHQGGTSVEANWSLPSDFSLTSISSYRFWNFTPKNDDGLNVPASYNAGVSVEDKQYSQEFRLASPKGEFFDYVVGAYYFGSDLDNKSFAYYGPQADVWNGTPAGALANVGSVGNGHIKTDSFALFAQGTWHLSERLDFTAGVRGTYEEKSAWVTRDAPVGGAAVAGAAAAARRGRAGAYDSGDLNQYSSSPSGLLNLSYRITDDVLGYATVSHGEKSGGVNLAVGSAPTAGADSLLIGTERANNAELGFKSTLWDHRLQLNANVFWTQVNAYQTNAYDAENRVQYLTNAGSVRSRGVEFESTLIPLRGLTLNVNGSFNDVSYLSYKDAPCPPEISQAPGAPASCDLSGHQVVGASKWIGNANGEYKWNLDNGFEPYVTASYAFRSKAVGTVEDSDYGQIPSYAVVNLSTGLRGDFNQGQWDVSLWLKNAFDKTYYTTLWTGGNGGYEGLLGTPRTLGVTGRYDF comes from the coding sequence ATGAGTCCGTTGAACCTTGCGTCACCCTTACCGCCACGACGGCTCAAGCGCCTGCCTTTGGCTCTATTGCTCGCAGGCAGCGCCAGTTGGACTCACAGCTACGCCGCCGAAGCTGAAACCTCGGCGCCGGTGCCCGCGGGCAAAGCGTCAGCGAGCGGTTCGCAACTGGAAACCGTGACTGTGACCACTCGCCGTCGCGAGGAGAGTTCGCAAGACGTGCCGACGCCCATGAGCGTGGTCAGCGGGCAGAACCTGGAGACGCAACGGGTCTACCGAATTCAGGATTTGCAGCAACTGGTGCCCAGCGTCAACGTCGCCTACATGCATGCGCGGCAGTCCAGTGTGTCGATCCGCGGCTTGGGCAACAACCCGGCCAGCGATGGGCTGGAAGGCAGCGTTGGACTGTATATCGACAACGTCTATCTCGGCCGTCCGGGTATGGCGGTATTCGATCTGATGGACATCGAACAACTCGAAGTCTTGCGCGGCCCACAGGGTACGCTGTTCGGCAAGAACACCACCGCCGGGGTCATCAACATCAGCACCCGCGCGCCGTCGTTTACTCCTGAGCGCAGCATCGAAACGTCGGTAGGCGAGGACGGTTACTTCCAAACCAAGGGCACGATTTCCGGGCCGCTCAACGACGAACTGGCTGGCCGCTTTTCGGCCTATCGCACCCGCAGCGATGGCGATATCAAAAACGAATACAACGGCCATGATCTCAACGGCGGTTCGCGAGAAGGCTTCCGCGCGCAGCTGCTGTTCAAGCCCAACGAAGACTTCAACCTGCGCTGGATCGGCGACTACAACGAAGAAGACTCCAGCGCCGGCACTCGCGTGTTGTACAACACTGGCCCGACCATCAATGGCGTCAATCTCTATTCCGCACGCGCAGCGGCGGCGGGGGCGACACTGGTCAACGGCTCGCACCGCAAGGTCAATCTGGACAGCGACCAACACGTCACCGTGCACCAGGGCGGCACCTCGGTCGAAGCGAATTGGTCGCTGCCGAGTGATTTCAGTCTGACCTCGATCAGCTCTTATCGCTTCTGGAATTTCACCCCGAAAAATGACGACGGGCTCAACGTTCCGGCGAGCTACAACGCCGGTGTTTCGGTGGAGGACAAACAGTACTCACAGGAATTTCGCCTGGCTTCGCCCAAAGGCGAGTTCTTCGACTACGTCGTCGGCGCCTACTACTTCGGCTCTGATCTGGACAACAAATCCTTCGCCTATTACGGCCCGCAAGCGGACGTCTGGAACGGCACACCGGCCGGGGCGCTCGCCAACGTTGGCAGCGTCGGCAACGGCCACATCAAGACCGACAGTTTTGCGCTGTTCGCCCAAGGCACCTGGCACCTCAGCGAGCGACTGGATTTCACCGCCGGAGTGCGTGGGACTTATGAAGAAAAATCTGCCTGGGTGACGCGTGATGCTCCGGTCGGTGGCGCTGCTGTGGCGGGCGCGGCAGCGGCGGCGCGACGTGGTCGGGCCGGCGCCTACGATTCCGGCGACCTCAATCAGTACAGCTCCAGCCCGTCCGGTTTGCTCAATCTCAGCTATCGCATCACTGACGATGTGCTGGGCTACGCGACCGTGTCCCACGGCGAGAAATCCGGCGGGGTCAACCTGGCGGTCGGTTCGGCACCGACGGCTGGCGCCGATTCGTTGCTGATTGGCACCGAGCGCGCGAACAACGCCGAACTCGGTTTCAAAAGCACCCTGTGGGATCACCGCCTGCAACTCAATGCCAACGTTTTCTGGACGCAGGTCAACGCGTATCAGACCAATGCCTACGACGCTGAGAATCGCGTTCAATACCTGACCAACGCCGGTTCGGTGCGCTCGCGCGGCGTCGAGTTCGAAAGCACGCTGATCCCGCTGCGCGGCCTGACGCTGAACGTCAACGGCTCTTTCAATGACGTCAGCTACCTGTCCTACAAAGACGCACCGTGCCCGCCGGAAATCAGCCAGGCGCCGGGCGCGCCGGCCTCCTGCGACCTCAGCGGCCATCAAGTCGTCGGCGCGTCGAAATGGATCGGCAACGCCAATGGCGAATACAAATGGAATCTGGATAACGGCTTCGAACCCTACGTCACCGCCAGCTATGCATTCCGCTCGAAAGCGGTGGGCACGGTCGAGGATTCCGATTACGGACAAATCCCCAGCTACGCCGTGGTCAACCTCTCAACCGGCCTGCGCGGTGACTTCAACCAGGGTCAGTGGGATGTCTCGCTGTGGCTGAAAAACGCCTTCGACAAAACCTATTACACGACCCTGTGGACGGGCGGCAACGGCGGCTATGAAGGCCTGCTCGGCACGCCGCGCACGCTTGGCGTTACCGGTCGCTACGACTTCTGA
- a CDS encoding aryl-sulfate sulfotransferase — translation MIRIKTAYPVLLSSVVFSAGAFAAPSVYPTGVTRYDPNKAFNQYVIFSGADKQTHLIDMNGNEVKTWPQAGFPSAIIDPQLVGGERGHVLLQLSEKDPGKLGSAGNGLGNQSVGELDWNGKVVWQWGDKAPGGAAQQHHDQRRLSNGNTVVLANKVHKVKGFKAPEVIDDAIYEVSPDGVVKWQWLASEHLNEFGFTAQQLKLVRATDNPDYLHINNLSLVGPNKWFDAGDQRFNPDNLLIDSRNANFIAIIEKSSGKVVWRLGPNLAPINPKTAQTLPRPVDQFVGQHDAHIIPAGLPGAGNLLVFDNQGSAGYPNVTLGLISGSRVLEIDPQKNQIVWQYSAANSKQPGWAFYSSFISSARRLPNGNTLIDEGMHGRFFQVTASGENVWEYVSPYLGKAPGSDAISNWVYRALPVSYDWVPAGTPRSETAVIAPVVGIQQTNASR, via the coding sequence ATGATACGCATCAAAACGGCTTACCCGGTGCTTTTGTCCAGCGTTGTTTTCAGCGCTGGCGCCTTCGCCGCACCCAGTGTTTATCCGACTGGCGTCACGCGTTACGACCCGAACAAGGCGTTCAATCAATACGTGATTTTCAGCGGCGCCGACAAACAGACCCACCTGATCGACATGAACGGCAACGAGGTGAAAACCTGGCCGCAGGCAGGTTTCCCCTCAGCGATCATCGACCCGCAACTGGTCGGTGGCGAGCGTGGCCATGTGCTTTTGCAACTGAGCGAAAAGGATCCCGGCAAACTCGGTTCGGCCGGTAACGGCTTGGGCAATCAGAGCGTCGGCGAGCTGGACTGGAACGGCAAAGTGGTCTGGCAGTGGGGCGACAAGGCGCCGGGTGGCGCAGCTCAGCAGCATCATGACCAAAGGCGTTTGAGCAACGGTAATACCGTGGTGCTGGCGAACAAGGTGCACAAGGTCAAAGGCTTCAAAGCACCGGAGGTGATTGATGATGCCATCTACGAAGTCAGCCCCGACGGTGTGGTGAAATGGCAGTGGCTGGCTTCGGAACACCTCAACGAATTCGGCTTCACCGCACAACAGCTGAAACTGGTGCGCGCCACTGACAACCCGGACTACTTGCACATCAACAACCTTAGTCTGGTCGGGCCGAACAAATGGTTCGACGCCGGTGACCAGCGCTTCAATCCGGACAACCTGTTGATCGATTCACGCAACGCCAATTTCATCGCGATCATCGAGAAAAGCAGCGGCAAAGTGGTCTGGCGTCTCGGCCCGAATCTAGCGCCGATCAACCCGAAAACCGCGCAGACACTGCCGCGTCCGGTGGATCAGTTTGTCGGCCAGCACGACGCGCACATCATCCCCGCCGGGCTGCCTGGCGCCGGCAATCTGCTGGTTTTCGATAACCAGGGCTCGGCGGGTTATCCGAACGTCACCCTCGGGCTGATTTCCGGCTCGCGAGTGCTGGAAATCGATCCGCAGAAAAACCAAATCGTCTGGCAATACAGCGCGGCCAATTCGAAGCAACCGGGGTGGGCGTTTTACAGCTCGTTCATCAGTAGTGCGCGGCGTTTGCCCAATGGCAATACGTTGATCGACGAGGGCATGCACGGGCGGTTTTTCCAGGTCACGGCCAGCGGCGAAAACGTCTGGGAATACGTCAGTCCGTATCTGGGCAAAGCGCCGGGCAGCGATGCTATCAGCAACTGGGTCTATCGGGCGCTGCCGGTGAGTTACGACTGGGTGCCTGCCGGAACGCCACGTTCCGAGACGGCGGTGATCGCCCCGGTGGTTGGCATTCAACAAACCAATGCCAGCCGTTAA